One Patescibacteria group bacterium DNA window includes the following coding sequences:
- a CDS encoding UDP-glucuronic acid decarboxylase family protein, translated as MRKKILVTGGAGFIGSHLCKKLLREKNDVFCLDNFYTGTKDNILDLIENKRFKLLRHDVTLPLYIEVDQIYNLACPASPIHYQRDPVQTTKTSVYGAINMLELAKRTKAKILQASTSEVYGDPEVHPQPESYWGKVNPIGLRSCYDEGKRCAETLFFDYYRQNKVDIRVIRIFNTYGPNMYPNDGRVVSNFLVQALKNEDMTIYGDGSQTRSFQYVDDLVDGMIKMMNNEDNFVGPVNIGSPEEFTIKQLAEMILKLIPESKSRIIYKKLPQDDPKQRKPDITLARKNLNWQPKIKLKDGLKKTIKYFERIL; from the coding sequence ATGAGAAAAAAAATACTAGTGACGGGCGGAGCGGGTTTTATTGGATCACATCTTTGCAAAAAGCTACTTCGTGAAAAAAATGATGTGTTTTGTTTGGATAATTTTTATACGGGAACAAAAGATAACATATTGGATTTGATAGAAAATAAAAGATTTAAACTCTTGCGTCATGACGTGACACTTCCTCTCTATATTGAAGTTGACCAAATTTATAATTTAGCCTGCCCGGCATCCCCCATTCACTATCAACGCGACCCAGTACAAACAACAAAAACATCCGTGTACGGTGCAATCAATATGCTTGAACTCGCAAAACGTACAAAGGCTAAAATTTTACAAGCTTCGACATCTGAGGTCTATGGGGATCCGGAGGTCCATCCACAGCCGGAATCATATTGGGGAAAAGTAAATCCAATCGGACTTCGTTCTTGTTATGATGAAGGAAAACGTTGTGCGGAGACTCTTTTTTTTGACTATTATCGACAAAACAAAGTTGATATAAGGGTGATTAGAATTTTTAATACTTATGGTCCGAATATGTATCCGAATGATGGCAGGGTTGTTTCAAATTTTCTCGTTCAGGCGTTGAAAAATGAAGACATGACAATTTATGGTGATGGATCGCAAACACGAAGTTTTCAATATGTTGACGATCTCGTAGATGGCATGATAAAAATGATGAATAATGAAGATAATTTTGTTGGGCCAGTTAACATTGGAAGTCCTGAAGAGTTTACCATAAAACAACTTGCAGAAATGATTCTTAAGCTAATTCCCGAAAGTAAGAGTAGAATTATTTATAAAAAATTACCCCAAGATGATCCGAAACAAAGAAAACCGGATATTACCCTAGCTCGTAAAAATTTAAATTGGCAACCTAAAATAAAACTAAAAGACGGCCTCAAAAAAACAATAAAATATTTTGAGAGAATATTATAA
- the typA gene encoding translational GTPase TypA has product MNNIRNVAIIAHVDHGKTTLVDALLHQSSTNVGKDNIGRICIMDSNELERERGITIFSKNASVQWGETKINIIDTPGHADFGGEVERVLNMADGCLLLVDAKEGPMPQTRFVLKKALELGHKIIVVVNKIDKPHARPDFALDKTFDLFVELGASDDALNFPVIYASAKLGLAGTEPDISKMKNISPIFENILKHIPAPTGNPNAPLQMLVANISGDTFKGRIGIGRVYNGTLKVGQEVAHINRQGQMAKYRLVSLMTFCGLERVETKEVTAGDIAAISGVPNLTIGETIADAENPKALPVLSIEEPTVKMTFMINDSPFAGQEGQFTTSRQIQERLQKELENDMALKVEDSPDGGWIVSGRGELHLSILIERMRREGFELQVSRPKVIEKEIDGKKMTPYERVFVEVPEAHSGIVIQKLGSRKGELKDMKTIDGITYLEFLIPTRGLFGYRSEFLTDTRGLGIINTNFAEYLPDPGNWRERDQGSLVAHETGTTNLYGMINIQDRGVLFIGPAVKVYEGQVVGQNARSGDIRVNVCKAKELSNMRSKGDGSAEHFNAPKTMYLEDALEYIGDDELVEVTPKNTRIRKIHLDEITAKRMARANRE; this is encoded by the coding sequence ATGAATAACATAAGAAACGTTGCCATTATTGCGCACGTTGATCATGGCAAAACAACCCTGGTTGACGCGCTGCTCCACCAGTCGTCCACCAATGTCGGTAAAGATAATATCGGCAGGATTTGTATTATGGATTCAAACGAATTGGAGCGTGAACGCGGCATTACTATTTTTTCCAAAAATGCGTCGGTGCAATGGGGCGAGACAAAAATAAATATTATTGATACTCCCGGCCACGCCGACTTTGGCGGCGAAGTGGAACGAGTTTTGAATATGGCCGACGGCTGTCTTTTACTCGTTGACGCTAAAGAAGGGCCAATGCCTCAAACCAGATTTGTTTTGAAAAAAGCCTTGGAGCTTGGTCATAAAATAATTGTCGTCGTGAATAAAATTGACAAACCGCACGCCCGGCCGGATTTTGCTCTGGATAAAACTTTTGATTTGTTTGTTGAGCTCGGCGCCTCGGATGACGCTCTAAATTTTCCCGTAATTTACGCTTCAGCAAAACTTGGGCTTGCAGGAACCGAACCAGACATTTCTAAAATGAAAAATATTTCACCGATTTTTGAAAATATTTTAAAACACATCCCTGCACCAACCGGCAATCCAAACGCACCGCTTCAAATGCTTGTGGCCAATATTTCCGGCGACACTTTCAAAGGAAGAATTGGCATCGGCCGAGTTTATAACGGCACGCTAAAAGTCGGCCAAGAAGTCGCGCACATCAATCGCCAGGGACAAATGGCAAAATACCGCCTGGTATCTTTGATGACTTTTTGCGGACTGGAGCGGGTGGAGACAAAAGAGGTAACGGCCGGCGACATCGCGGCCATTTCTGGCGTGCCGAATTTAACCATTGGCGAAACAATCGCCGACGCAGAAAATCCAAAAGCTCTACCGGTTTTGAGTATTGAGGAGCCGACCGTCAAAATGACTTTTATGATTAATGATTCTCCTTTCGCCGGGCAGGAAGGGCAATTCACCACTTCGCGACAAATTCAAGAACGTTTGCAAAAAGAACTAGAAAACGACATGGCGCTAAAAGTTGAAGATTCTCCAGATGGCGGATGGATTGTTTCCGGACGAGGCGAATTACATTTATCAATTCTAATTGAAAGGATGCGCCGCGAAGGTTTTGAACTTCAAGTTTCCCGGCCAAAAGTTATTGAAAAAGAAATTGACGGAAAAAAAATGACGCCATACGAACGCGTCTTTGTTGAAGTACCCGAAGCACACTCCGGAATTGTTATTCAAAAATTGGGCAGCCGAAAAGGCGAATTAAAAGATATGAAAACTATTGATGGAATTACTTATTTAGAATTTTTAATTCCGACGCGCGGACTTTTTGGTTATCGCAGTGAATTTTTAACTGACACGCGAGGTTTGGGAATTATAAATACAAATTTTGCCGAGTATCTTCCTGATCCGGGCAACTGGCGCGAACGCGACCAAGGATCTCTCGTGGCTCACGAAACCGGAACGACCAATCTTTACGGCATGATCAATATTCAGGATCGCGGCGTACTCTTTATCGGTCCTGCCGTTAAAGTATACGAAGGCCAAGTTGTCGGACAAAATGCGCGAAGCGGCGACATCCGCGTTAACGTTTGCAAGGCCAAAGAGCTTTCTAACATGCGCTCCAAAGGTGACGGTTCAGCTGAACACTTTAACGCGCCAAAGACCATGTATCTTGAAGACGCTCTGGAATATATCGGCGATGATGAGCTGGTTGAGGTAACTCCCAAAAACACTCGCATCAGAAAAATTCATTTGGATGAAATTACGGCAAAAAGAATGGCGAGAGCGAATCGGGAGTAA
- a CDS encoding UTP--glucose-1-phosphate uridylyltransferase, which translates to MTQKIRKVIIPVAGYGTRFLPATKAQPKEMLPIVDKPVIQYIVEEAVASGITDVILVTGASKRAVEDHFDYNFELQNWLKKQGKEEIRQELKNIADMANFIYIRQKGPYGNATPVMNCRQVVGNEPFAVLSGDDLILNGAKPRLKQLIEAYEKYTDPVMTAIKVTREETKKYGMLDAQKIEKNIYQVKKIVEKPGPEKTPSLLATLYGYVLTPDIFDELEKLKPGAGGEFWLPEAIAGLLKKRPVYACEIDGTYYDAGSKIGWLKANVDLALSRKDLKPNFSKYLKKLKF; encoded by the coding sequence ATGACTCAAAAAATTCGTAAAGTTATTATCCCCGTAGCCGGTTATGGCACCAGATTTCTTCCGGCGACCAAAGCCCAGCCAAAAGAAATGTTGCCTATCGTTGATAAGCCTGTTATCCAATATATTGTTGAAGAAGCCGTGGCTTCGGGAATTACTGATGTAATTCTTGTGACCGGCGCTTCCAAACGCGCCGTGGAAGACCATTTTGATTATAATTTTGAATTACAAAATTGGCTAAAAAAACAAGGCAAAGAAGAAATCCGACAGGAGCTAAAAAACATCGCTGATATGGCAAATTTTATTTATATCAGGCAAAAAGGCCCTTACGGTAATGCCACGCCGGTTATGAATTGCCGGCAAGTTGTGGGAAATGAACCATTCGCTGTTCTCTCGGGCGACGATTTAATTTTAAATGGCGCAAAACCCCGATTAAAACAATTGATTGAAGCTTATGAAAAATATACTGATCCAGTAATGACAGCTATCAAAGTTACCAGAGAAGAAACAAAAAAATACGGCATGCTTGACGCGCAAAAAATTGAAAAAAATATTTATCAAGTTAAAAAAATCGTGGAAAAACCAGGTCCGGAAAAAACTCCGTCGCTTTTAGCCACGCTTTACGGCTATGTTTTAACTCCGGATATTTTTGACGAATTGGAAAAATTAAAACCCGGCGCCGGCGGAGAATTTTGGCTCCCAGAAGCCATCGCCGGACTTCTTAAAAAACGCCCTGTTTACGCGTGTGAAATAGACGGAACTTATTACGACGCCGGTTCAAAAATTGGCTGGCTTAAAGCTAATGTTGATTTGGCCTTATCGCGAAAAGACTTAAAACCGAACTTCTCTAAATATTTGAAAAAATTAAAGTTTTAG
- a CDS encoding extracellular solute-binding protein — protein sequence MKSKFLPLFLLFTFIITAGPICKGTSQEAQEAMKPINLVYWRVFDDQDAFDEIITAYKAIHPNVSVSYRKLRMEEYEKTLLNALAEDRGPDLFSIPNTWVREYQTKILPMPKTITLPYQITTGTVKKETTIQLQTTSTLSLRALRTDFMDQVAKDVVLKYQAGDQPAEDRIYGLPLYLDTLALFYNRDILNASAIPEPPRTWAEFSEDVKKIAKIDKQGNILQSGAAIGTANNVERAPDILSLLMMQNGTIMADENGNATFAAMPAGATLINPPGEDALGFYTDFASPYKEVYTWNNNMPNSLEAFSTGRAAFFFGYSYHIPQIKNLAPKLNFAIAKMPQIEGSQEINFANYWVETVSTKTKNQNEAWDFLQFAAKAENAQKYLAKTKKPTALRSLVASQIEDLDLAVFASELLTAKSWYQGMDALAMEKILNEMIENVVAGTQTLKEAIGLAQGRVNQTIRQ from the coding sequence ATGAAATCAAAATTCCTGCCACTTTTTTTACTTTTTACTTTCATCATCACCGCCGGCCCGATTTGCAAAGGAACGTCGCAAGAAGCTCAGGAAGCAATGAAGCCAATAAACCTTGTCTACTGGCGGGTTTTTGACGACCAAGACGCTTTTGATGAAATCATCACAGCTTACAAGGCAATCCATCCGAATGTTTCTGTCTCTTATCGTAAATTGCGCATGGAAGAATATGAAAAAACTCTTCTAAACGCCCTGGCCGAAGATCGCGGGCCAGACTTATTTTCCATTCCAAACACTTGGGTGCGCGAATACCAAACCAAAATTCTGCCAATGCCCAAAACTATCACTCTGCCTTACCAGATAACTACAGGCACCGTTAAAAAAGAAACTACTATCCAATTGCAAACTACATCGACTCTTTCTCTCCGGGCGCTCAGAACCGATTTTATGGATCAGGTGGCAAAAGATGTCGTTTTAAAATATCAGGCAGGAGATCAACCGGCCGAAGACAGAATCTATGGCTTGCCCCTTTATCTTGATACTCTGGCACTTTTTTACAATCGCGATATTTTAAATGCCTCCGCTATTCCCGAACCGCCCCGAACTTGGGCGGAATTTTCAGAGGATGTTAAAAAAATCGCTAAAATTGATAAACAAGGAAATATTTTACAATCTGGCGCGGCGATTGGCACGGCAAACAATGTCGAACGAGCGCCGGATATTCTTTCGCTTTTGATGATGCAAAATGGAACAATTATGGCTGATGAAAATGGTAACGCCACTTTTGCCGCGATGCCCGCGGGAGCAACTCTCATAAACCCTCCCGGCGAAGATGCCTTGGGTTTTTATACTGATTTTGCCTCACCTTATAAAGAGGTTTACACCTGGAATAACAATATGCCCAACTCGCTTGAAGCGTTTAGTACCGGCCGCGCGGCTTTCTTCTTTGGCTACTCATATCATATTCCGCAAATCAAAAACCTCGCGCCAAAATTAAATTTTGCCATCGCAAAAATGCCTCAAATTGAAGGCAGCCAAGAAATAAATTTTGCCAACTATTGGGTGGAAACAGTTTCCACAAAAACTAAAAATCAAAATGAGGCCTGGGACTTTTTACAATTTGCCGCTAAAGCCGAGAATGCCCAAAAATATTTGGCTAAAACAAAAAAACCGACCGCACTTCGCTCCCTTGTGGCGAGCCAGATTGAAGATCTTGATTTAGCAGTCTTTGCTTCCGAACTTTTAACGGCCAAATCTTGGTACCAGGGAATGGACGCTCTAGCCATGGAAAAAATTCTGAATGAAATGATTGAAAATGTAGTTGCCGGCACGCAAACTCTAAAGGAAGCAATCGGCTTGGCCCAGGGAAGAGTTAATCAAACAATACGGCAGTAA
- a CDS encoding four helix bundle protein: MELEDLEIYKLAREIGKDAWKIYNILNWQDKKIMGDQFIAAIDSIGANISEGFGRYHFLDKNKFNYNSRGSLLESVYWLNLLSEREKITKETANILQNKLSKLHLKLNNYINSTKQQVNRPK, encoded by the coding sequence ATGGAGCTGGAAGATTTGGAAATTTATAAATTAGCAAGGGAGATTGGCAAAGACGCTTGGAAAATTTATAACATATTAAATTGGCAAGACAAAAAGATAATGGGCGATCAATTTATTGCCGCCATAGACTCAATCGGCGCCAATATCTCGGAGGGCTTTGGCCGTTATCATTTTCTTGATAAAAATAAATTTAACTACAACTCAAGGGGCTCTTTATTGGAAAGTGTATACTGGCTAAACTTGCTATCTGAAAGAGAAAAAATAACCAAAGAAACGGCAAATATTTTGCAAAATAAACTTTCAAAATTACACCTGAAATTAAATAATTATATAAATTCAACTAAGCAGCAAGTCAATCGACCCAAATAA
- a CDS encoding pilin — MTFKNKIALILLFTVCLSLLVTLPVYASWPATPLLPPCTSSGNCGFNDFILLGINLTKLILGMVGSLALLFFIYGGVVFLIAGGKSEMIDKGKKIITNAVIGVAIVLGAWIIVNFAIAAMTGTPVSNVKIFGTQDWWKTPGE, encoded by the coding sequence ATGACATTCAAAAATAAAATTGCTTTAATTTTACTATTTACTGTTTGTTTGTCATTACTCGTTACGCTGCCGGTTTACGCTTCCTGGCCGGCGACGCCGCTTCTACCACCGTGCACTTCAAGCGGTAACTGCGGATTTAACGATTTTATTTTACTCGGCATTAATTTAACTAAATTAATTTTAGGAATGGTTGGCTCACTTGCCCTGCTTTTCTTTATTTATGGAGGCGTTGTATTTCTAATAGCCGGAGGAAAATCAGAAATGATTGACAAAGGAAAAAAGATTATCACGAACGCCGTAATTGGCGTGGCGATAGTGCTTGGCGCCTGGATAATTGTTAACTTTGCTATTGCTGCTATGACTGGCACGCCGGTTAGTAACGTTAAAATATTTGGCACACAAGATTGGTGGAAAACCCCAGGAGAATAA
- a CDS encoding pilin — MNPKKYFKFVIYIWSILLMTLMSTQMTFAVTLEELRALSGRMEADCAGIEPATRILTDLNNRITALEETKNRNQEVYDRMRPDCGTTITIEDCEAQLDLISSQITQLLDLISQRNTEVEKAQIEIDKCRAATEASQATTGAITGTTGPIEWTSPIGAVSPTQLIGKAIKTVLGILGAIALLIFVYGGFVWMTSGGSPEKIKTARMTLVWAVLGMAVIFLSYAAVDFVLKAFGV; from the coding sequence ATGAACCCAAAAAAATATTTTAAATTTGTGATTTATATCTGGTCGATTTTATTAATGACCCTGATGTCTACCCAAATGACTTTTGCCGTGACTCTAGAAGAATTGCGTGCTTTGTCCGGAAGAATGGAAGCTGATTGCGCGGGGATTGAACCAGCAACTCGAATACTAACCGATTTAAATAATCGCATAACCGCCCTGGAAGAAACAAAAAATAGAAATCAAGAAGTATATGATCGTATGCGACCAGATTGTGGAACTACCATAACTATAGAAGATTGCGAAGCTCAACTTGACTTAATTTCAAGCCAGATAACCCAACTTCTTGATTTAATTTCACAACGAAACACTGAAGTAGAAAAAGCTCAGATAGAAATTGACAAATGCCGAGCCGCAACTGAAGCCTCTCAAGCGACAACGGGAGCAATAACTGGGACTACTGGCCCAATAGAATGGACTTCGCCAATCGGCGCTGTTTCTCCGACTCAACTTATCGGTAAGGCTATCAAAACTGTTTTAGGAATTCTCGGCGCGATTGCCCTTTTAATTTTTGTCTACGGCGGTTTTGTCTGGATGACTTCCGGCGGCAGTCCGGAAAAAATAAAAACGGCGCGCATGACTTTGGTTTGGGCGGTTCTTGGCATGGCCGTAATTTTCTTAAGTTATGCCGCGGTTGATTTTGTCCTTAAAGCTTTTGGCGTTTAA
- a CDS encoding pilin: MKKSIKNLFFFSLAVSFFLTSFFPLSVLAFTTCSTDADCGGEAGSCATYGIIVSCFDSSGNEAPSFIGNCRLVACPSGYTCQTRPAGNYCSSPTPTMAATTCPEGQEFRDGRCQIITGTDGAPEKVELENPLGGGTGITSVPRLIGNIIKTILMVVGALALAMFVYGGFTWMTSGGSSEKIQKGKNILIWAVIGLVVIFSSYTLVDFLLTAFGL, from the coding sequence ATGAAAAAATCTATCAAAAATTTATTTTTCTTTTCTCTGGCGGTATCTTTCTTTTTGACAAGTTTTTTTCCTTTGTCAGTGCTTGCCTTCACGACTTGCAGCACAGACGCGGACTGTGGCGGAGAAGCTGGCTCTTGCGCCACTTATGGCATAATTGTCTCCTGTTTTGATTCAAGCGGAAACGAAGCACCCAGCTTCATCGGAAATTGCCGTTTAGTTGCCTGCCCTTCTGGGTACACCTGCCAAACTCGCCCGGCAGGTAATTATTGTTCTTCGCCCACCCCCACCATGGCCGCCACAACGTGTCCAGAAGGTCAAGAATTTAGAGATGGCCGATGCCAAATTATTACTGGAACCGATGGCGCGCCGGAAAAAGTTGAATTGGAAAATCCTCTTGGCGGCGGAACGGGAATAACTTCTGTCCCGCGCCTTATCGGCAACATTATCAAAACTATTTTGATGGTTGTCGGCGCTTTGGCGCTTGCGATGTTTGTTTATGGCGGCTTTACTTGGATGACCTCTGGCGGCAGTTCGGAAAAAATACAAAAAGGAAAAAATATTTTAATATGGGCAGTGATTGGGCTTGTAGTAATTTTTTCTAGCTATACTTTAGTAGATTTTTTATTAACAGCCTTTGGATTATAA
- a CDS encoding pilin, with translation MFLPQKIFIFKTWTIFSIFFLFLLLPLSLVEAAEECRCYLTSPYFHDDRDRCLTDCAITCRDLGPEWAREAGVEGASAIQFLPTCESFDRQWQCQCFIRQPGIEISACEDYCESMGLTYLTKEEETEIPPTEEELFPTYKIKSPIGEVTGPELIGRIIKTILGVVGALALAMFVFGGFTWLTSGGSPDKIKKGKDILMWAVIGLIIIFTSYTLVDFILTAFGL, from the coding sequence ATGTTTTTACCGCAAAAAATTTTTATCTTCAAAACCTGGACTATTTTTTCTATTTTTTTCCTTTTTCTCCTACTACCACTTTCCTTAGTCGAAGCGGCCGAAGAATGCCGTTGCTACCTCACCTCGCCATACTTCCATGATGATCGTGACAGATGTTTAACCGACTGCGCTATAACTTGCCGCGATCTCGGCCCGGAATGGGCCAGAGAAGCAGGCGTTGAAGGGGCATCGGCCATCCAATTTTTGCCTACATGCGAATCTTTTGATAGGCAGTGGCAATGCCAATGTTTTATCCGCCAACCAGGTATAGAAATATCTGCTTGCGAAGATTATTGTGAATCAATGGGATTGACATACCTTACTAAGGAAGAAGAAACCGAGATACCGCCCACCGAAGAAGAGCTTTTCCCGACTTATAAAATAAAGTCTCCCATTGGCGAGGTAACCGGACCAGAGCTTATTGGCAGAATCATTAAAACAATTCTTGGTGTTGTTGGCGCCCTGGCGCTCGCGATGTTTGTTTTTGGCGGATTTACTTGGTTGACCTCGGGCGGAAGCCCTGATAAAATAAAGAAAGGCAAAGATATTTTAATGTGGGCAGTAATTGGTCTTATTATAATTTTTACAAGTTACACATTGGTTGATTTTATCCTTACAGCATTTGGATTATAA
- a CDS encoding pilin has protein sequence MKKYQKILIVSVLLLVGFFIFYQATSAAVFGGLESARKSAGFSEETSLEARIGSIISIVLGFVGVIFLGLTLYGGFIWMVARGNEQEIEKAKKLIEAAVIGLAIVFAAYAITYFVTSRLLPTEGGGEVTCAETETPCSCPGGTFCMDPTVWSGCDAFCAGEEP, from the coding sequence ATGAAAAAATATCAAAAAATTTTAATTGTCTCTGTTCTGCTGCTCGTCGGATTTTTTATTTTTTATCAAGCAACTTCAGCGGCAGTTTTCGGCGGCCTTGAAAGCGCGCGGAAGTCAGCCGGGTTTTCCGAAGAAACAAGTCTGGAAGCGAGAATCGGATCAATTATTTCCATTGTTTTAGGCTTTGTCGGGGTAATTTTTTTAGGGCTTACTCTTTATGGCGGATTTATTTGGATGGTGGCGCGTGGCAATGAGCAGGAAATTGAAAAAGCAAAAAAACTTATTGAAGCGGCTGTTATTGGTTTAGCGATTGTCTTTGCCGCTTACGCCATTACTTATTTTGTAACTTCCCGTTTGTTGCCGACCGAGGGCGGCGGCGAAGTAACCTGCGCGGAAACGGAAACCCCCTGCTCTTGTCCGGGAGGAACATTTTGTATGGATCCCACTGTTTGGAGCGGCTGTGACGCTTTTTGTGCCGGCGAAGAACCGTAA
- a CDS encoding pilin has translation MFKFQKIFLICCVIFALASLLTPLFSQAAPSDALEKLKSVGGEAYGVGAEEPRSLPEIIGGIIQTALSILGIVAALLIIYAGYIWMTARGKEERVTKAKETLEAAIIGLIIIMAAYAITYFVVDRLMQASSTPTVAP, from the coding sequence ATGTTTAAATTCCAAAAAATCTTTTTAATCTGTTGCGTTATTTTTGCGTTGGCCTCTCTTTTAACTCCTCTTTTTTCCCAAGCCGCGCCTTCTGATGCTCTAGAAAAATTAAAATCAGTCGGCGGTGAAGCTTACGGAGTCGGCGCCGAAGAACCACGGAGCCTCCCCGAAATTATCGGAGGAATTATTCAAACCGCCCTTAGTATTTTGGGGATAGTCGCCGCGCTTCTAATTATCTACGCGGGCTATATTTGGATGACGGCCCGCGGCAAAGAAGAGCGTGTTACAAAAGCAAAAGAAACTTTGGAAGCGGCAATTATCGGTTTAATTATTATTATGGCTGCTTATGCCATTACTTATTTTGTCGTGGACCGCTTGATGCAAGCTTCAAGCACTCCAACCGTAGCGCCTTAA